The genome window AAAACCATCGTGGCAAGCGGAAAAATAGCCAGACCGACACGGAACATATTTAAAAAACTTTATTATAAAAACATTTTCGCCAACCTTGACTGCATTTACGCTCGCGACGAGGAACAAGCGAGAAACTTTTTAGGCTGGGGAGCCAGACCAGAAAAAGTCGTTGTGCTTGGAGACTTGAAAATCGTTCCTATTAATGCTCCGCCCGACACCCCCGAAAAACCTGAGCGATTCCCTATAATAGTTGCTGGTAGTGTCCGTTCAGGCGAGGAAAAAATTATACTCGATGCTTTCGTGGAGATTCGCGAAAGATTTCCTGATGCGCTTTTAATCGCTGCGCCAAGGCATCCCAATGAAGTCGAGAAGTTTGAAAAAGCTTTGTTAAGAAGAGGAATCGATTTTGCGAAAAGATCACAGACCGAAAAAATACCGACCGACAAAAGCGTTTACCTTGTGGACACAATAGGCGAACTAATAAAATTCTACGCTATTTGTGATGCCGTTATAGTTTGTGGTACATTTGTTGACTATGGAGGTCACAATCCATGGGAGGCGATATCCCTTGGCAAACCTGTGATACATGGAAAGTTTACCCGAAACAACAGCACACTCTTCCGGATTGCCGATGATTCCGGTGCTGCTTTGGAAACCTCAGCTGAAGAACTTGGCAAGAAATTAGTGGAGCTGTTTTCCTCGCCAGAGAAAATCGAAACCATGTCCCGTATTGCAAAAGAAATTTGTTTGCGACTTGGTAAAACAGCGGAAATCTATGCCAAAAAAATTGTGGAAATTTTATCCGATAATTCATCCAATGTATGCCTTTAGTTCTGCCTAATACCCCCACAAATTTCGTATTTCACCTTGCTATTGTTACCGTGCCCTCGCAAACAACCTCTCCCCTAACCATTATTATGAAAATATACACGCCTTCGGGCAGAGGGTTTCCATCATCATCTTTCCCATCCCAGTGTGCAAGTGATTTCGCATAAAAACCAGCCGGGACATCTATCTCCCTGCGCAATATGCCATGAAGGTCGAAAATTAATATTTCGGCGGGAAAGAGCCCGAGGTCGGGATAAAGAAAATGAACAAAATCATTTAACCCATCGGCATTAGGCGTAAAGGGATTAGGCTTCCTGCTGCACGAGTAGCAACTCAGAACACGACATAAATAATTTATTGTATCAGCACATAATCCACCATTATCGGCGACTATAGTAAACAGCATCGTTGTGTCAGGCACAATAGCATACATAGTGTCGAGATTTATAACTTTATCATCGGGTGTCCATTGTATTATTGCTGAATTTGCCACATTCCCCTCATAAGCTAAATCAACATGAACATAAGCTGTTTCGCCTGGGCAAACGGCTCTGTCGCCGTAGGCGTGTAAATTTATAGAGCACCATCCAATATGAGCTACACAAGTATCGCGCCCCCAATTGCAGAATGAATCCCTTGCAGCTATAATAAATACTACGGAGTCGCAACCCAATGCTTCCTCAGGAACAGTCCAATCAAACCAAAATCCATCAACAAGGACATTCCATTCTCTATCACAAAATATAACTTTTACTGAACTGGGTTCAGAACTCCAGAACGAATCGACAACTAACCAGTTAACAGAAATTATTTCTCCTGGAAGATAAGCGTGTCCAACGGGTACATGTGCTGAAATGAAAGGATTTTTTGAATCGAGAGGACCGCTTGCGACTGCTGAATCAGCTGAACCGAAAGCTCGACCTACAACTCGAACGAGCCAATTGTTACCTTCGTAGGTTATATCTTCGTTCATTATCCAGCGGAAACAATGTTTGCCCGAGTGAACTATCCCTAATCCACCTGCAGTATCAATCAATGTTCTAAACCAATCGTGTCCGGTGTGAATCCATGTTAGACCACTATCCCGGGATATATCAATCGTACATTCGAGTAGACTTTCCGGGCAATTGGTCCAAATAGTATAGCAAATCTGAACCACATTGCTATCGTTGCAATCGGTCTCCTCCCAGAACCAAACGGAATCCACGATCACGCTGCACCCTTCGCAGGGCAGGAATGTGAACTCAATTCTCTCAAGCCACGGGAGATATGCTGGATTCGAATACCAAAGCTCCGCTCTATACTGAAAATACCTGTGTCCAAGAAGCGATGCAGGTATTAAGCCGCCATCCGTTAATGTGTCCCATTCGGTCCATGTGCGGTCTATTGTGGGTGAGTCACCACTTCGCCCCAAAATTAAAACTTTCGAACCTACAGGTTCTGGCAAGCTCGGATACATGGAGGAATCGAAGTCTCTTTCATCATATGCAATCCAGCTTACAGTCCCAGCGCAAATCCCGCTTTCAAGTCCTGAATCGAAAATATTGCTTATGTACCATGCGGATTTTGAGCGGTCGCGGATATTACCAGGTTCGCGGAAAACGCCGTGGTGGTCGTTTCCAATAGTGAATGAATCACAAGTGTTGAAAGATGGCCCCCAAAAAAGATACGAATATCCTCCCAAATAACTATTTATAAAAATATCAACATTTCCGTCATTGTTAGCATCTATGACTATTCCCCCAGAAACATCTACGGGAAAAGGACCTATACTATGGCTATCAACATCAGAAAATAGCGGTGAAGCTCCTCCACTGTTGGTGTATATTTTTAGGCGAGTAAAAATCGTGAGTACATGCCCCATAAAGAATAAAATGTCAAGGTAGCCATCCCCATTGAAATCATATAAAGCAGAGCCTCCATAACAAGTTCCCGGATTAATCAAAATGGCCTCTGGAAAGTGGCCTGTCCCATCATTAAAGAAAACGAATGCTTGCC of bacterium contains these proteins:
- a CDS encoding VCBS repeat-containing protein, coding for VEWFSRFDLDNNGYPDFVSADIGGYIMIWYMGPSGLDSSKRINTGAINGNCDFADLNCDGFAELIHSGYTSGYCTIYWNNGGLISEDDATSMPNDAAEDVYVADFDKDGYLDIALGGYASSPSNTYIYWGGSGGRHGWVISSRSIINLNRRFVHNIESADLDNDGDLDLLLTPHYGAVIMLRNIGFRTFIVESIPVPTTETHHGLSVGDIDKDGDIDFVLTDYGSGPRQAFVFFNDGTGHFPEAILINPGTCYGGSALYDFNGDGYLDILFFMGHVLTIFTRLKIYTNSGGASPLFSDVDSHSIGPFPVDVSGGIVIDANNDGNVDIFINSYLGGYSYLFWGPSFNTCDSFTIGNDHHGVFREPGNIRDRSKSAWYISNIFDSGLESGICAGTVSWIAYDERDFDSSMYPSLPEPVGSKVLILGRSGDSPTIDRTWTEWDTLTDGGLIPASLLGHRYFQYRAELWYSNPAYLPWLERIEFTFLPCEGCSVIVDSVWFWEETDCNDSNVVQICYTIWTNCPESLLECTIDISRDSGLTWIHTGHDWFRTLIDTAGGLGIVHSGKHCFRWIMNEDITYEGNNWLVRVVGRAFGSADSAVASGPLDSKNPFISAHVPVGHAYLPGEIISVNWLVVDSFWSSEPSSVKVIFCDREWNVLVDGFWFDWTVPEEALGCDSVVFIIAARDSFCNWGRDTCVAHIGWCSINLHAYGDRAVCPGETAYVHVDLAYEGNVANSAIIQWTPDDKVINLDTMYAIVPDTTMLFTIVADNGGLCADTINYLCRVLSCYSCSRKPNPFTPNADGLNDFVHFLYPDLGLFPAEILIFDLHGILRREIDVPAGFYAKSLAHWDGKDDDGNPLPEGVYIFIIMVRGEVVCEGTVTIAR